taaaaaatacttgcCGTGAAACGGGGTTAAATTGATCATTTCGTTTGTAAATTTGCTTGTAACTCTTTTGATAACTGCGtatcgatattaaaattaatcataaatgatTGTGTATGAATGTCGTAAAAGGATTTTGCAATCGTATCTGCtctaaatttaaagttgtttaaaaaaaatgccaaaataagaTGTGATCAATTTCATACCAAAAGGAGGGTGACTTTGATCAGTGCCATATAATTGTATTCTCCTTGCAATGCCTTAAAATGCATTATGAACAATTTAACCCCCGCTTAAGTTCATCAATCCGGTGAAAAGTTACAGATAATTCTAGGTTTCGGGGAGAAATTGATCAGTCATAAAATTCCActaattggttatttttttaggtaaaataaaaaagaagcattgcagttttttaatactttattaaaaatacaaaaacttataaaagacattcaaaaagtaaagaaacaaatcttCAATTAATAGATAGAAGCAGTAATGCGTATAGTAAGGATTTACATCTCCTTAATATCTACTGCTTTTTTGAATTGATAAATGATTTGACCTTTGACGCATTCAGCGGCAGGTTCTGGCAAAATAGCAATTATAATTGCCAACTCTATGGAAAACTCGTCGCCTTCTTGtggtttaaaaacagtttttcttccaTCGACAGATTTTAGTCCCAGAACTTCGAATTCGTTTTCATTGAAATTTTAAACTGTAGCTATGTAACGATAGCTAACACTTTTTCGCATGCCCCCCAACACTTTGACCGATAAAAATGTCCCAATTTTGATCTCACTTTGActccaaatattcaatttcttcgttTTCCTGCAACCGGATAAATAGATCGTCGGCGGTCATGTCATCGTCGGAATTATCATTTCTTATAGGCTCTTCAACGTCGCTGTCTGAACtgttaaaatcattttgggCTGTCACACTTTTCCCTGGCTGAACATCAATTTTTGTTCTCTTCTTATTTCATCTTGTTGGGGCATTTGAAAATCTCTGTTGTTGTAAATAATTTACCAACACGTTCTGCGCTTGGTCTTGATTAAAATCTTCTCTAGGCAGCTTGTCTAATACTCGGTTTAGATTTAAAGGGACCATGCCACTTGcttcaaaagaagaaataagatttcGTTTAACCGCATgaggtattttatctttggaTAGTTTACTGTCCATTGTCATCAAGGTTTTTTGCAACAAATGTGGGAAATCCTTTTTGTCAATTGATGAATGTGTCGGATACGTATTTTTCCATTCTATCAAGGCCATTTTAAATGGCCTGAAAAACCCTACGTCCCACGGCTGACATAAACGTGTCGCGTTCTTTGGCAAGCATACAAATCCAATGTTATGTTCTTCACACAGTCTAATAACTTCTTCTGTGAAATGTGAGGCTAAGTTATCGCCTATTAGAACTTTTCGCCCTTGCTGCCTTTTGGCATGTGGAAGAACCGCAGACTTACACCCATGTGACGTTCGGTTGTATCGTGATCCAGCTGCACAGTATCTATCTATGCAACAGGGTTCTAATTTTGGTCCTTGTTCAGTCCACTGCCCCCACATTTTTTCTGCTCGATAAATTACATATGGTGGCAAAAGAACTCCTGCTGCAGAACCACACATCATCACTGAGGTTGCAGATTTAGTAAAATTGCACACTCGTTCAGGGTATTTTACTCCACgggaatatattagttttttgcgCCCAGAGTCGTCCAGCAAATTAGTTTCATCATAATTATATACGTTGCACGACGGAATACCATTTAAAGCTgttgttttaaggttttcaaaatattcagttaatGTTTGCCTGGAAACATCAGCACGAGCCCTTTTAATATTACCTGCAAGTCTTTGGGTTATTACATTGTTATGTCTTTTTAACAACGAAAATACTCAATCGGTACTGGGTAAATTGTCCTTAAATTTTGCCACTGAACGACCTTGGGTATCTAGCATCGCTTATTCAGGGACCGCGTGCTCACCCGTGAGCATGGATTACATTGATTCTGCCTATACCAAACGACGGTCTGGTCCCAGGATGAGCCGAAAAATATATTGGGTTGGGCAGTTTGGATAGTTtaggtatttagtttataagagTAGAAAAAGTAGTCGTTTTCTTATttaaccaaaacttaaaataccataaaaattactaacctaaatataataaaacttactaaAACGACCTAACGTTTGACGAAATAAACACTGCCACAAAGAAACTGCTGACACTAAAGTTTTAAGCCAAATGTTTTTGGAAGCAAGTAATGCAAAGGGGAATATTACACGGTACACAAATTGTATTGacctttttcgcattttttcggGTGAGCCATTGACATGGTGCTGTAGCATTTAGTGCATCTCTTTCGAGTAACTCGTTTTTGGCCTTCCACTTCCTTCAACGTGCAGCGTTGCGTTCTAGACGTGGAAGGACGAGAAACAGTATTAAGTTTTTCGTCGATTTCAATGAGACTACCTCTTCTTTAAAAGTGGTgatgctgatttttttcttgtttatctTATTGTAAAGATGTAACGCGTTTACTATTGTTGTAGCAGTAATAAGATGAAACACTAGGCGTTTGTATCATTTTGAAGTTCGCCTTAGAAAAGGCGCGTATGCTGACATTTGATCCGACAAGTCGATAAAGGCCTTGCCCTGATTATAGTCAACAATTACTTTCGGTTTAATAACTTCCTTTCCTTTCTTTGCTAAAGTAACAGTAGAATCATTGTCTTTGGTGCTTAGCATGATGACGTCTCTCTTATCCTTTCATTTCAGGACTACAGTTTTGTCATTATCTTGCCGAGCTACAATTCCACCTCGATTCAACTTTTCCTTTATTACTTCCCGAGGATTACCTTTGCGGTTTGCTCTAATTGTACCAACTAAATGCGTTTTTCGGTCAATCAGTCTTTAGGCTAATGATACGCTCGTGTACCAGTTGTAAGTGTAAAGTGTGCGGCCACTGTCCAAAAGACCTTCCATCAATTCCATGACTACCTTTTCAGAAACTGCAAATTCACTTGAGTTTCAAAACCCAACATCAGCAACTTCTCGGGGGgcctaaaaaattgtaaaattttcacCAGAAGTTGTTGGGCCTTTAAGAAAAGCTTCACCGAGAAAAATAAACGGAAGAGGAAAGAAAAAGAGGAAGTCATATCGTTTTGCTTGAttcaaagtaataaaacttcttttttttttcttaattcaattATCAAGCTAATTAAGTTTTGTTAGGAGTTTGAGCAAATGGTGCACAactacattttattataatatttatgcagttagtttttattgttaaactcTTAGTATTATGGTACATAATACTAAGATATGGTacataatactaaaaattaggttttctaGGTACCTAATATAATCGTTTAACTCCTCACCAACAACTGCAAACTGATCTTGACACTATTTAAAAGTGGTGCAAAGAATTTGAAGGTTAAATTTACATTGtcggtttaaaaataaaaccaacgAAAGATTTTCCAAAGTCATTTATTTACAAAGCGGAACAATATTACTGAAGCACTGGATGTAATCTAGAAATCACACTAAAATTACAGGATTACTGTTTTAAACAGGGGCAACAAAAATTGAGGTCTGTGTTTGTTTGCATAATTTCGGAATTTACGTGGTAAAGTACGAAGCGAACCCTACGAAACTAAGTTTACATTATTACGTTAATCCTAAAAAGTGACCATAATATTATTGGATCGACTGGCTACAAAAGGAAATCGCTCTCAGGGTTATTTACACaacagtttttagtttttttatacagaattaCGCGGTTGGACATTTACATTCATCAATATAAAAAGGATCGCCGCCTTACATCGACTTTATcctactttttatattttgttatttaccGGGAGTATCTTTACATTAAATTTGTATTGCAATAGTTACGAACaagatataaattaatataatataaatataaataatacaatttttttttgtttttaataataataacttactTACGATTAACTCTTAGAAATTATCGGGACGAGGCCTTAGTGGGGGCGTTAAAAGATGGCCACGCAATTATCGGCGTTTTTTACGTCCTCCTAAGGTCATTTGAAGGTTTTATGTCTAATTACACAAACGTGCATCTAGACTCATGAAATCGTGTAGAGGGGGCGAGTCGAATTAAGATTGTTGCCAACTTTCTTACTTTTGAAGACCTTGTTGGCCTCCTAACATTTGTACCTCCCGTACATCACCAATTCTATAGATCATTAGACTATAAGGGAAAACGTTTGGTGCACACAAGACAGAACATCCAGAAACAGCAAGAAGCGGTTCAAGAGGGACATCACAATCCTGACGATGATGAAAATGAGGATCCAGAACATGAAGACAATGTTTATAGCAGTGACCCAGAATAGTTCTGCAAGTGGtatttaaatgacatttttatacaAACCGTTAGTATTTTGTTAAGCCACCTTTCATtggaaaaatgcatttttctaatttatttgtatcctatgttttattaaactccTAATTTCTATGAGAAGCCAAGGGGTACAAGTGATgacttttatcaaattttgccTAATAATCAAtatgaaaaatactaaaaagcatattatttttctttattatgatAGTCTAAACCCtagcaattaaaacaaaactggtTAGAAAATTGCCATACTTTTGCCTGCATTTGATTATaacaatttaactttaatttaagttttctcaAAACTGACTTCAGTACACTTATACCCCGTTGCTTCTCAGCCcttcattaaataatttgtactaaaaacgTCTTATACGTGGTCAGAGGCTCTCACCACCGTTCAATTGCTCCAGTTATCgtaattttgcatttaaattgagAAATTTCTTGGTGATGTGAGGCCTCTGGTCAAGCATAAAGGTTTTTTAGTACAATTCAAACCCTTGGatagtaaaagtaaagaatgttgataaaattttggaaaatttaaaaaatttgtactaaaaaccTCTTGTGCGTGCACCACCACGCAATTCTGCACATTACTACCAATAGTTTTGCACTGCAGAAAAtcatttattagtaaaattgtactaaaataacaataaaagtTGGACATTACATTGTGAAAAGTGAAGAAAAGACCGTTTAATCATTTGTGATTGATAAGTGGAAGAATTCTAAGTGACCCTTGGCCAGAGGCtatttgagtaaaaaaaaatcctcaacaATTGTACTACAATTGTTTAGTGCATAACTGGATTCCTCGCACTTTTCCCCATTTTTAGTACAACACTTTACTTGCTTAACCACCTTCGTGTAtccctcaaaaataaaagtgaacATTCATAGGGCAAAAACTCAATTTCTCACTCTCCCCCTTGGTATATCTCTGACATTAACCAAACAACTGTCACTAGTTAGAGACTAATTTCACTACCTAATTgtcacctttttttttaattattttgttttttacagaaaattcaATGGATCGGATATTGTGTTATTtactgttattaaaaaatacaatttacaacCTTTATCCTCACCCCGCTCTCTCGCTGCTAAATTGTGCCTTCCCTACCGTTACATAACATTAATATTATCGATTATACGACTACTTGTGGCGCACTCACGTACACCATAGAATAACTATAATGAAAACAATCGTGACTTGTTTATGGCTACGCCCTACGGACTTTAACTGAAGAGAGAAGAATCCTTTTTTTTCTCCCAATAGCTTTGGCAAGGTTAAATCGATTGTGATAACGATGACCTTCACTGTGAAAATCCCCTCTTCAGTTGTCTGTTTTAAAACTGAACGAACTAATTACTGATTGTCACACCAAAAATATTGCACGCAAAATGTTTCTTGGTAGTACATTTGATCTGAGGTACCCGCTTTACAGAGAACTTTAGTAAGATCAAATGTACAAGATAACTAGAATTTTTGGCATGAACTTAGGAAAAAAAACAACTCTCACTTACGCCCTATCGCCATCCTTACCtaactaacttaaatattaaaccGGTCATATCACACGTACACAAGAGCCAGCAAGTCTTCCATCTTCTTCTTTCAATCGACCATACGGCTCCGTGGCAATGGCGATTTAAAACGACATTTTAAGCGCGGgaattaaaattctatttattgTTCTTTATTAACTTAATCTCCGTTTTAGTCAGACTAGTCTAGAGATtgtgctgctgctgctgctgctcaGTGGGTTTCAGTAACCTGCAACAAGAAAATCAGTAAATAAAACCTCAACACTAAAAATACATAAACTGCTACTCTTAAATTATACATCACGCATTTATTAAAagtctataagaaaaaataaataaataccaataCGTCCATATAATTATTAAGTACTACAATCCACTAAAAGTTGAACAATGAATTTGGTCAAATTCCTGGCCAGCATTTGCCCACAGAAGGAAGGCCTAGAGTTGatattgatgaagataagataataaatatggtAGCAGAAAATCCGACCATTAGTATTCGTCGTATAGCAAGGCGTCTTCATCTTCATCGGTGCATCGTATTTTGAGAAGATCTCTGTTACATCCATATCAGGTGCAAGCATTGTTACCCGGAGACTACGCCACAAGAGTACGATTTTGCAGGGATATGTTACGTCGCAACAGAATCGACCCGCAgtttttccaaagaattttatggaGCGACGTTTCAaaggataaaaatatttaatattcacaatttacaTCATTGGGAATATGTCAACCCTAGAATTGCGCGCGCTTTCCAACATCAATTTGGAATAAACATGTGAGCTGGAATAATTGAGGGTTAATTGTCCCTTTTGAATTACCAAGACGACCCAATGGCGAAagctacctcaattttttataaaatcgtttAAATGGCTTACTAGAAGACGTATCCTTAGAAACACGTCAAAACATGTGGCTGCAGCATGATGGAGGTCCTCCACACTACGCTCGAGTAGTGAGAGTTTATATCAACCAACagtttccaaatcgttggattggaaggggTGGGAATATCCGCGGTCCCCCGACCTTAAACGCGGTTTCACACACACCGATATTATCGATATCGGTATCGGAGAGCTTTCTTACACACCGATAAAATAGTAAAAGTTTGCGCCGTCTTTCATAAAAGGCCAGGGATCAGTGCGGTGTGTGTAGTGTATCagaacagtttattatttaatatgaacaaaaaaagctGTGTCTTTATTATATTTGCTGTATTTGCGAAAAAAGAAGTGTCAAAAAAACAGACGAAGACGATATTGGGTCCATCCCATATTATCTCAAAAATATGTAGAAGGAGCATTTTATACAATGTTTGAAAAATTGCGCGAACATGATGAAAAGTTTTTTAactaaagtccagttcagagatctattagaatctttgatgtgtcgcagattccgcagtaactagtccgtgcgcctatgtcgtatttattgtcgcaagatatacatgtttaaatggcaaaattttaaattgtttatctatgaaatcattttaaatatatgtaaaaccccatgttttatagtattttttatttttctttcgaaaatgtccatttttagaaagaaaatattatcacaagaaaataatatcaaaaaattgaccgcggactaaaatccaagcatcttacaaaatattttaaacacttccagcactcacaggcTTGTCatctctttttagccagtctattaaacaaagataaaacacctgcgttctggcgattcctatttcaggctgtgcaagtgattttgtatctctctctatcccactgattttgaagattacggggccgtacccaaataaatttttggcctgtttttgtataactttcgtcgtgtttttaaagagatctttatggcagccaaaatccccattaataattaCCACCAAGTAAAACTAAATGTCAATATTCTCttatcacttgttataaacaccccacttatggcactaaaaactaaacttattaaattaaaatttttggttaaactcattttacgtacttaaatcttatagttaaattaaatattaccttGCTATCTACTATCTTCAATTtcaaacttaataaaactaaacccaagaatcccgaataataagttttaaatacaaatacattttaaggccggacctgtgcaacttttcacgcttgagtggctgtgactgaggtcagacgtctaacaaaatagtacgtgggcgcatgtagtcaaattttacgaatcaagtgtataaattctgaaaaaaatgcttaaaacatttatttatttattggaatgataaataaatattgcttagaatattactttatgactcttttcacaaaaaattttgcgatttaaacatgcatgtcacgtgacaatacaagcaacaccggcacacggactattcgcggcacatcaaagattctaatagatctctgaactgaactatacttTAGAATGAGCACAGCTACATTTGACTACTTACTAGAAAAGTTATCTTGAGCTACAAGATACTCAAATGAGATTATGTGTACCTTGAGattattgattaatttcattagacacctctatcgacgttttttaattaatgtacagagggttgagaaaatttgaatttttgtgaaaaagttgatttttttttgaaaagtcaccACAAAGTGCccgtaactcaaaaactactaaagataaaaatttgaaaattagtgTGGAGATTCCTTTCTCTTCTCTCCaaaagaaatgctggcaataaCATTAAGGTAAGTAATTAAGGAAATtctttatttgcatttaaagtaacataataaaaattcttacatAAACTAaactttgataataaaaataattcatacacTATTTTGGAAATGTTGTGAAACATCTTGTGAGGTGCTACTTGTTGATGTATATGACCCTTCTTGATAAAACGACTGATAGTTTGTCGTTGATGGGTTTGCTGCTTGTAGAATAGTATATGACGGAGATGAGACTGCAGAGAAATCAGATACAGGAGAAGTAGAAAAGGTGATGCTAGAGGTGCTTATTTGacgtttttgtttaatttttttaattagctgcAGTACTCCCATCCTAAACTCAATTTTTTCCTCTTCAGACATTGTTGTTATCATAGGAACAACGGAATTGAAGAATGACTCATCTTCATTGGAAGgttcatttagttttttcctaatttccAATTAAATGGGGTCCTCAAGCCTCTTGTGGCCTTGGCGAGTTTTACTTGCATGGGAACTTGTTGAACTGGCTTTAGATGTTGCTGGTGTAGTTGACCTCATTTGAATTTTCAGTTTCTTCTCCTTGGTTTACTTCCACATCCGAAATGCAGCTGATCATGGTAAACATATTTTCGTTGTCTTATCTTAAGGGATCTAACAAACGCATCTCTTATATTTTGCCACTTTGTTGTAATAGCGTCACCTAAAATAGATGGTATacatagatatttttttcagatatttggcAAGTGGAAACACGTTCACGGATATGCATTATGCCTACAGATTAGGAGTTTCAACCATAAGCAAGATTATAAGAGATGTTTGTCATagtatttggaatattttaaaagatgaaTATCTTCCAACGCCAACAGAAGAAAATTGGAAGGACATTGCTGATGGATTTACAAGAAATGCTCAGTTTCCGCACTGCATAGGAGCTGTGGACGGGAAACACGTCCGCGTTATGAAGTTTCCAGGCAGTGGATCGATGAATTtgaattataaacatttttttttcgatagtCCTAATGGCTATTGCGAATTCTAATTACCGCTTTATATACGTAGACATAGGTGCCCTTGGTAAGGATTGCGACTCATCAGTATTTAAAGAAACCgtgttttgaaaattatt
The genomic region above belongs to Anthonomus grandis grandis chromosome 18, icAntGran1.3, whole genome shotgun sequence and contains:
- the LOC126747083 gene encoding uncharacterized protein LOC126747083; this encodes MSVTKFNYDIVTLIELVEARPCLWNKFSDAYKDKILKKRMHKYLEGNFNNLNEQEQQKIGKCMFFPVFIHILEIRKKLNEPSNEDESFFNSVVPMITTMSEEEKIEFRMGVLQLIKKIKQKRQISTSSITFSTSPVSDFSAVSSPSYTILQAANPSTTNYQSFYQEGSYTSTSSTSQDVSQHFQNSV